A window from Kovacikia minuta CCNUW1 encodes these proteins:
- a CDS encoding S8 family serine peptidase, translating to MSDLSDSLTRSTLQNASAFCGSSLTTSSFLNQSGSAINTQLEPLIGQANVRSASASEAAVTLNPDDGLITADPIGALQATPVRLSDSISSSNPTKYYGFSLNNASNFNLALTGLAADANVQLLSANGTVLNASEQPNLADEAINQTLDAGTYYVRVFQLSGETPYDLNLSATPTSPSQSPSNLLPTEFDLETLGNAALNLQSAVGSTNTTNVYRFHLSTDSSLSLELLGLSADADVRLIRDANNNGIVDPDEEIDRSQHRNTANEAIGVPFLSAGTYFAQVYQYSGNSNYTFRLSATPSYRPVPIAALSTISASATSVDGAGNSLAAARDIGVLGKQQTFNDFVGNDDPFDYYHFKLNATSTVYLNLSGLSTDADLQLISNQATSIQLSDATGTAPESITRTLLAGDYYVRVYRYSGDTSYTLSLSGTPQKLASGYSSSFGYGEVDAAAAVARALGQSPFPAVTDLGGTQWDLDQINAPEAWAKGYTGQGITVAVVDSGVDYSHPDLDANLWTNTSEIAGNGVDDDTNGYVDDVRGWDFVDSDNTPLDADSHGTHVAGTIAAENNGTGITGVAYGARIMPVRVLDETGSGTNVDIAAGIRYAANNGARVINLSLGGGGYSESIASAVQYAYQKGAVVVLAAGNEGASDPEFPANLATQWGIAVGAVDSNQQVTSFSNDSGSSSTLKYVVAPGKDIYSTIPNQSYAYYDGTSMAAPHVAGVAALILSANPNLSATQVINILTETANKAVTA from the coding sequence ATGTCAGATCTGTCAGACTCGCTGACCCGTTCTACCCTCCAGAACGCCAGCGCTTTTTGTGGTTCTTCTTTAACAACATCATCTTTTCTGAATCAATCTGGCTCAGCAATTAACACCCAACTGGAGCCTTTGATCGGACAGGCAAATGTTCGGAGCGCAAGCGCCAGTGAAGCAGCGGTGACCTTGAACCCGGACGATGGGCTGATCACTGCCGATCCGATCGGTGCGCTTCAAGCTACCCCTGTTAGACTGAGCGATTCCATCAGTAGTAGCAATCCCACGAAATATTATGGGTTTTCTCTAAACAATGCCAGCAACTTCAATCTGGCGTTGACCGGGCTGGCTGCCGACGCAAACGTGCAACTGCTGAGCGCCAATGGCACCGTCCTCAATGCTTCAGAACAACCTAACCTGGCGGACGAAGCGATTAACCAAACGTTGGATGCAGGCACTTATTACGTGCGTGTTTTTCAACTCAGCGGAGAAACCCCCTATGATCTGAACCTTTCCGCTACCCCAACCAGTCCCAGCCAGTCCCCCAGTAATTTGTTGCCCACCGAGTTTGACCTGGAGACGTTAGGAAATGCGGCCCTCAATCTCCAGAGTGCCGTGGGGAGCACAAATACTACAAATGTCTACCGCTTTCACCTTAGTACCGACTCCAGTTTAAGTTTAGAATTGCTGGGGCTAAGTGCCGATGCTGATGTCAGGTTGATTCGGGATGCCAACAACAACGGAATCGTAGACCCGGATGAGGAAATCGATCGATCGCAGCATCGAAATACCGCTAATGAGGCGATCGGGGTTCCCTTCCTGAGCGCAGGCACCTACTTTGCCCAGGTCTACCAGTACAGTGGCAACAGCAACTATACTTTCAGGCTTTCTGCCACTCCCAGTTACCGTCCAGTGCCAATTGCAGCACTCTCAACTATCAGTGCTAGCGCAACAAGTGTGGATGGGGCGGGCAATTCCCTGGCGGCTGCCCGTGATATTGGGGTTCTCGGCAAGCAACAAACCTTCAACGACTTTGTTGGCAACGACGATCCCTTTGACTACTATCACTTCAAGCTAAATGCCACCAGCACCGTTTACCTCAATCTATCGGGCTTGAGTACCGACGCCGATTTGCAACTGATTAGCAACCAGGCAACTTCAATTCAGCTTTCAGATGCTACCGGCACCGCGCCAGAGTCCATTACCCGCACCCTGCTGGCAGGTGACTATTACGTCCGGGTCTACCGCTATAGCGGAGATACATCCTACACACTCAGCCTTTCTGGAACGCCCCAAAAACTAGCCTCTGGCTACAGTTCCTCCTTTGGCTATGGCGAAGTTGATGCCGCCGCCGCGGTTGCCAGAGCACTGGGTCAGTCCCCTTTCCCCGCAGTCACAGATTTGGGCGGAACCCAGTGGGATCTGGATCAGATCAATGCCCCCGAAGCCTGGGCAAAGGGCTATACAGGGCAGGGCATTACGGTTGCAGTAGTGGACAGTGGGGTGGACTACAGCCATCCTGACCTGGATGCCAACCTGTGGACCAATACCAGCGAAATTGCCGGTAATGGGGTTGACGATGACACGAATGGTTATGTTGATGATGTTCGGGGATGGGATTTTGTCGATAGCGACAATACACCCCTGGATGCAGATAGCCACGGAACCCATGTTGCCGGGACGATCGCCGCCGAAAATAATGGTACAGGTATTACCGGGGTTGCCTATGGTGCTCGGATCATGCCCGTCAGAGTCCTGGATGAAACTGGCAGCGGCACAAACGTCGATATTGCTGCCGGAATTCGCTATGCTGCCAACAATGGTGCCAGGGTAATCAATCTCAGCCTGGGCGGCGGTGGCTACTCGGAATCGATCGCCTCAGCCGTGCAGTACGCTTATCAGAAAGGTGCCGTCGTCGTTTTGGCAGCTGGTAACGAGGGAGCCAGTGATCCTGAATTTCCCGCCAATTTGGCAACCCAATGGGGAATCGCTGTCGGCGCAGTTGATAGCAACCAGCAGGTAACCAGCTTCTCCAATGATTCTGGGTCTTCCTCTACACTGAAGTACGTTGTCGCTCCCGGCAAAGATATTTATTCCACCATACCCAACCAATCCTACGCCTACTACGACGGCACCTCAATGGCAGCTCCCCATGTTGCAGGGGTAGCAGCCCTAATTTTGAGTGCCAACCCCAACCTCTCTGCCACCCAGGTGATTAATATTCTGACTGAAACCGCTAACAAAGCAGTTACAGCGTAG
- a CDS encoding SDR family oxidoreductase, with translation MFLVTGATGGLGRRIVRLLRQREEPVRAFVRLASPYSELEQRGAEIHIGDLLRGQDLHRACQGVQYVISAHGSNERSGGNAEEIDYQANIELIDQAKVSGVKHFVFISVLGVDRGYEDAPVFKAKWAVEKYLQASGLNHTILRPSGFASNLLPLAERFRQTGIYLLIGDPQNRSSIVSTDDLAKIAVDSVSVEGARNQIFAVGGPEILKRGEVPQILSRIFNREPILLNPPLLAFDGLRGAIGLFSPALRTSLGTLRTLLANEFFCSIGEIEQLESVFNLKMESLENFLRRYLGI, from the coding sequence ATGTTTTTAGTCACTGGAGCAACGGGAGGGTTGGGCCGCAGAATTGTACGGTTGCTGCGGCAACGGGAAGAACCTGTGCGGGCTTTCGTTCGGCTCGCATCCCCCTACAGTGAACTAGAGCAGCGCGGAGCTGAAATACACATTGGTGACCTCTTGCGAGGGCAGGATCTACACCGTGCCTGCCAGGGTGTGCAATATGTGATCAGTGCCCACGGTTCCAACGAGCGATCGGGGGGGAATGCGGAAGAGATTGACTACCAGGCGAATATTGAATTAATCGATCAGGCGAAAGTATCGGGTGTCAAACATTTTGTGTTTATTTCCGTTCTGGGGGTCGATCGGGGGTATGAAGATGCGCCCGTGTTCAAAGCAAAGTGGGCAGTGGAGAAATATTTACAAGCGAGTGGCTTAAACCATACGATTCTGCGTCCCTCCGGGTTTGCGTCTAATTTACTGCCCCTGGCGGAACGGTTCCGGCAAACGGGGATTTACCTGCTGATTGGCGACCCCCAAAATCGCTCATCCATTGTAAGCACGGACGACCTGGCAAAGATTGCTGTGGATTCGGTTTCGGTTGAGGGGGCACGCAATCAGATTTTTGCCGTGGGAGGTCCTGAAATCCTTAAACGGGGAGAGGTACCCCAAATTTTGAGCCGCATTTTTAATCGAGAACCTATTTTGCTCAACCCACCCTTACTGGCATTTGATGGATTGCGAGGGGCGATCGGTCTGTTTAGCCCTGCCCTACGAACGTCACTCGGTACCCTGCGAACCTTGTTAGCCAACGAGTTCTTTTGCTCGATCGGCGAAATCGAACAGCTGGAATCGGTCTTTAACTTAAAGATGGAATCCCTAGAAAACTTTCTTCGCAGGTATTTAGGGATATAG